One genomic window of Vibrio parahaemolyticus includes the following:
- a CDS encoding serine hydrolase — protein MNKNKFVKSILVSSVALSATFAQSAFASPVVVPDAPQIAAKGYVLMDYHSGKVLAEKEMNTKLSPASLTKMMTSYVIGQELARGNISEDDDVTISKNAWAKNFPDSSKMFIEVGTTVKVRDLNRGIIIQSGNDACVAMAEHIAGSEDAFVDLMNAWANTLGMKNSHFANVHGLDNSELYSTPYDMALLGKALIRDVPDEYRVYSEKKFTYNGITQYNRNGLLWDKSMNVDGIKTGHTSNAGYSLVSSATEGQMRLVAVVMGTKDANARKSESKKLLSYGFRFFETVAPHKAGETFVEEKVWMGNKDTVALGLDQDTYVTLPRGEAKNLKASFVLEKELEAPINKGDVVGKLYYQIDGEDIAEYPLMALETVEQGSLFSRLWDYIVLLFKSFF, from the coding sequence ATGAATAAAAATAAGTTTGTGAAATCTATTCTCGTTTCTTCGGTTGCCCTTTCTGCAACCTTCGCTCAATCTGCTTTTGCATCACCAGTCGTTGTTCCAGATGCGCCTCAAATTGCGGCAAAAGGCTACGTACTGATGGATTACCATTCAGGTAAAGTGCTAGCAGAAAAAGAAATGAACACAAAATTGTCTCCTGCTAGTCTAACTAAAATGATGACCAGCTACGTAATCGGCCAAGAGCTAGCACGTGGTAATATCTCAGAAGATGATGACGTAACCATCAGTAAGAATGCATGGGCGAAAAACTTCCCAGATTCTTCAAAAATGTTCATTGAAGTAGGTACTACGGTAAAAGTACGTGATCTTAACCGTGGCATCATCATTCAATCAGGTAACGATGCGTGTGTGGCAATGGCTGAACACATCGCAGGTTCTGAAGATGCATTTGTTGACCTAATGAACGCGTGGGCAAATACCCTAGGCATGAAGAATTCTCATTTTGCCAACGTTCACGGCCTAGATAACTCAGAACTGTACTCAACACCTTACGACATGGCGCTACTTGGTAAAGCCCTGATTCGTGACGTGCCAGACGAGTACCGTGTTTACTCTGAAAAGAAATTCACTTACAACGGCATCACCCAATACAACCGCAACGGTCTACTTTGGGATAAGAGCATGAACGTTGATGGCATCAAAACTGGACACACAAGCAACGCAGGTTACAGCCTAGTAAGCTCAGCAACAGAAGGCCAAATGCGTTTGGTTGCTGTAGTGATGGGCACTAAAGATGCAAATGCTCGTAAATCAGAAAGTAAAAAACTACTGAGCTACGGCTTCCGCTTCTTCGAAACAGTAGCGCCTCACAAAGCGGGTGAAACCTTCGTAGAAGAAAAAGTGTGGATGGGTAACAAAGACACCGTTGCTCTGGGTCTTGATCAAGACACTTACGTAACACTGCCACGCGGTGAAGCGAAAAACCTAAAAGCAAGCTTCGTACTTGAAAAAGAGCTAGAAGCCCCAATTAATAAAGGTGATGTAGTCGGTAAGCTATACTATCAAATCGATGGTGAAGATATTGCTGAATACCCGCTAATGGCACTAGAAACCGTAGAGCAAGGTAGCTTGTTCAGCCGTTTATGGGATTACATCGTATTGTTATTCAAGAGCTTCTTCTAA
- a CDS encoding septal ring lytic transglycosylase RlpA family protein, producing the protein MQKRALYSLVFSALILAGCSSTSQKTQEGRYELESDVAPDTPLSVEHIEDAHPKYEPYSLGGNTDYHLRGNNYKIVRDAKGFTEKGRASWYGKKFQGHLTSNGEIYDMYSMTAAHKTLPLPSYVKVTNTDNGKTTVVRVNDRGPFHDGRIIDLSYAAAHKLDVIKTGTANVEIEVISVEKPTDQKSLESHPKYVIQVASSKNEDRARTLGAELGQKLDTETFLENAKESYRLLLGPFTDYSLTQATLDKVKLLGYSSAFIKKHNTAK; encoded by the coding sequence ATGCAAAAACGCGCTTTATATTCCTTAGTTTTTTCTGCACTGATTTTGGCTGGTTGTTCATCCACCAGTCAAAAGACACAAGAAGGCCGTTACGAACTTGAATCCGATGTAGCACCTGATACACCGCTTTCAGTCGAACACATCGAGGATGCGCATCCCAAATACGAACCTTACAGCCTAGGCGGTAATACCGATTACCACTTGCGCGGTAATAATTACAAGATCGTTCGCGACGCAAAAGGGTTTACTGAAAAAGGTCGTGCATCTTGGTACGGTAAAAAGTTTCAGGGGCATTTGACGTCTAACGGTGAAATCTACGACATGTACTCCATGACGGCTGCGCATAAAACGCTACCGTTACCAAGCTATGTGAAAGTGACCAACACCGACAATGGCAAAACCACAGTCGTTCGAGTAAATGACCGAGGTCCGTTTCACGATGGCCGTATCATCGACTTGAGCTACGCCGCTGCGCATAAATTGGATGTCATAAAAACAGGAACGGCGAATGTTGAAATCGAAGTTATCAGCGTAGAGAAACCTACCGATCAAAAATCGCTAGAATCTCACCCAAAGTACGTCATTCAAGTCGCATCTTCAAAAAATGAAGATCGCGCACGAACTTTAGGCGCAGAGCTTGGTCAAAAGCTGGATACCGAAACTTTCTTAGAAAACGCGAAAGAGTCTTATCGCTTGTTATTGGGTCCATTTACTGACTATTCCCTGACGCAAGCCACACTGGATAAAGTAAAGTTGCTCGGCTATTCGTCCGCATTTATTAAAAAACACAACACTGCGAAATGA
- the rodA gene encoding rod shape-determining protein RodA, with protein MKMDPSTGKNRALFERFHIDLPLLLGIFALMGFGLVIMYSASGQSLEMMDRQAMRMVLSLVVMVVLAQLSPRTYESLAPLMFVAGVVLLFGVLFFGEASKGAQRWLNLGFVRFQPSELLKLAVPLMVARYIGRQPLPPTFRTLIVALIMVCLPTILIAKQPDLGTSILIAASGIFVIFLAGISWKIIAAAAIALGGFIPILWFFLMREYQKVRVRTLFNPESDPLGAGYHIIQSKIAIGSGGISGKGWLHGTQSQLEFLPERHTDFIFAVIAEEWGMIGFLCLLAIYLFIIGRGLYLASQAQTAFGRMMAGSIVLSFFVYIFVNIGMVSGILPVVGVPLPLISYGGTSMVTLMAGFGILMSIHTHRKAFSKAT; from the coding sequence ATGAAGATGGATCCCTCTACAGGTAAAAACCGCGCCTTGTTTGAGCGCTTCCATATCGACTTACCCCTTCTACTCGGCATCTTTGCTTTAATGGGTTTTGGTCTTGTGATCATGTACAGTGCCAGCGGACAAAGTTTGGAGATGATGGATCGCCAAGCAATGCGCATGGTATTGTCTCTTGTCGTGATGGTGGTTCTGGCTCAACTTTCTCCACGAACGTATGAAAGCCTGGCGCCACTAATGTTTGTTGCCGGTGTAGTTTTACTATTTGGCGTACTGTTCTTTGGTGAGGCCTCGAAAGGTGCGCAACGCTGGCTCAACCTAGGCTTTGTTCGATTCCAACCGTCCGAATTACTCAAACTTGCGGTACCGTTGATGGTTGCGCGCTATATCGGTCGCCAACCATTACCACCAACATTCCGAACGCTGATTGTTGCGCTAATCATGGTGTGCTTACCAACGATTCTTATCGCGAAACAACCAGATTTGGGAACGTCGATTCTGATTGCGGCTTCAGGTATTTTCGTTATTTTCCTAGCAGGCATCAGTTGGAAGATCATCGCAGCGGCTGCCATTGCCTTAGGTGGTTTCATACCAATTTTGTGGTTCTTCTTGATGCGCGAATACCAAAAGGTTCGCGTTCGTACTCTGTTCAATCCAGAATCTGACCCACTTGGCGCGGGTTACCACATTATCCAAAGTAAAATTGCGATTGGTTCTGGCGGTATTTCCGGTAAAGGTTGGTTGCACGGTACGCAGTCACAACTGGAATTTCTTCCTGAACGACACACTGACTTTATCTTTGCAGTAATTGCTGAGGAATGGGGTATGATTGGCTTCCTTTGCCTATTAGCCATCTATCTCTTCATTATTGGTCGAGGTTTGTACCTTGCTAGCCAAGCACAAACCGCGTTTGGACGAATGATGGCAGGCAGTATTGTACTTAGCTTCTTCGTGTATATTTTTGTAAATATCGGCATGGTGAGTGGCATCCTACCTGTTGTAGGTGTACCGTTACCACTGATCAGCTACGGCGGCACCTCGATGGTGACCCTAATGGCTGGTTTTGGCATTTTGATGTCGATTCATACGCACCGAAAAGCATTCTCTAAGGCGACCTAG